A part of Clostridium novyi genomic DNA contains:
- a CDS encoding peptide ABC transporter substrate-binding protein → MKKKFYIFVVSIICIILIAIVGTGCIHKKVYNENIRDYLVYNVGTLPEDLLLVSDNNIRKQDLNLCLFDGLVSFDKDGKIVPALASEWKISSDKLTYTFNIRENAMWSNGDKIVSKDFQDFFSRILKEKNNIYKCQLECIFGVKDYINNGGDFTGVAISSKDEATLEIRLNYPCEDFLKILAEPAFTLKRNFYNLRNWKSEYKKINYSGAFIINNIYDNGEISLLKNDKYWDKDNIISKKIHIKNKETTAFALADYNSNSIDVFCNDDITELSDIPKSEKSKKTLTNKGISLNFNLNKDGYTRDIKFRKAINYVVNRENIEKSLHGLFTKSYRYLPRSINTNVSINYQSNLIKAKEFLKSSSYSGETIEIVYLNGIDNNKKIVNCILKDFENLKIKVKAKGYDKEELKNILDNDKYDIIIKEYKGEYNSPLCYLEKWVSNNKFNVYGYRNLKFDNEVLKGKVSIDKIKCNSIYKNAEDILLKDIPIIPLGFYDFVLCKKSYVDGIEVNNMGNVIIKKSHIKS, encoded by the coding sequence ATGAAGAAAAAGTTTTATATATTTGTAGTTAGTATTATATGTATAATTCTTATTGCAATAGTAGGAACAGGATGTATACATAAAAAAGTATATAATGAAAATATACGAGACTATTTAGTATATAATGTAGGTACTTTACCTGAAGATTTGTTGTTAGTAAGTGATAATAATATAAGAAAGCAGGATTTAAATTTATGTTTATTTGATGGGTTAGTTTCTTTTGATAAAGATGGCAAGATAGTACCAGCACTAGCATCAGAGTGGAAAATATCATCTGATAAATTAACATATACTTTCAATATAAGAGAAAATGCTATGTGGAGCAATGGAGATAAAATAGTTTCAAAGGATTTTCAAGATTTCTTTTCTAGAATTTTAAAAGAAAAAAATAATATTTATAAATGCCAATTAGAATGCATTTTTGGTGTTAAAGATTATATAAATAATGGTGGAGATTTTACTGGAGTTGCAATAAGTAGTAAAGATGAGGCAACCTTGGAGATAAGATTAAATTATCCTTGCGAAGATTTTCTTAAGATTTTGGCAGAGCCTGCATTTACTCTTAAAAGAAACTTTTATAATTTGAGAAATTGGAAAAGTGAATATAAAAAGATTAATTATTCTGGAGCATTTATAATTAATAACATTTATGATAATGGAGAAATAAGCTTATTGAAAAATGATAAGTATTGGGATAAAGATAATATTATTAGTAAAAAGATTCATATAAAAAATAAAGAAACTACGGCTTTTGCATTAGCTGACTATAATTCTAATAGTATAGATGTTTTTTGTAATGATGATATTACTGAATTAAGTGATATACCGAAAAGTGAAAAATCTAAAAAGACTTTAACCAATAAAGGAATTAGCTTAAATTTTAATTTAAATAAAGATGGATATACAAGAGATATAAAGTTTAGAAAAGCCATAAATTACGTTGTAAATAGAGAAAATATAGAAAAATCTTTACATGGGTTATTTACAAAATCTTATAGATATTTACCAAGGAGTATAAACACTAATGTTTCAATAAACTATCAATCAAATTTAATTAAAGCTAAAGAATTTTTAAAAAGTAGTAGTTATAGTGGAGAAACAATAGAAATAGTTTATTTAAATGGTATTGATAATAATAAAAAAATCGTAAATTGTATATTAAAAGATTTTGAGAATTTAAAAATAAAAGTAAAAGCTAAGGGTTATGATAAAGAAGAATTAAAAAATATATTAGATAATGATAAATATGATATAATTATTAAAGAGTATAAGGGAGAGTATAATTCACCATTATGTTATTTAGAAAAATGGGTTAGTAACAATAAATTTAATGTATATGGATATAGAAATCTAAAATTTGATAATGAAGTATTAAAGGGAAAAGTATCTATAGATAAAATAAAATGTAATAGTATTTATAAAAATGCAGAAGATATTTTATTAAAAGATATTCCCATAATACCACTTGGATTTTATGATTTTGTATTGTGCAAAAAAAGTTATGTAGATGGAATAGAAGTAAATAATATGGGAAATGTAATTATAAAAAAATCTCATATAAAATCATAA
- the gatB gene encoding Asp-tRNA(Asn)/Glu-tRNA(Gln) amidotransferase subunit GatB, with the protein MEFEIVIGLEVHCELLTKTKAFCGCSTEFGAKPNTHVCPICLGLPGALPKLNKKVVEFGIKAGLSLNCSINKLSRMDRKNYFYPDCPKNYQITQSEYPLCKSGFIDIVSQSGQNKKIRIERIHIEEDAGKLIHKSNNTFVDFNRAGVPLIEIVSEPDMRTPKEAVDYLMKLRSILKAIGVSDCKMEEGSLRCDVNISVMPKGSDKLGVKCEIKNMNSFKALEKALNYEIQRQINSIKNGEKINQETRRWDDKNNKTVVMRSKENSKDYRYFPEGDLVSINISDEWIQEIKKTIPELPHEKQRRFIKEYNIPIYDAEIITSNNNQAEFFEEAANLSKDPKAVSNWIMGPILKFINKNNLKFEQIKFTPMDLAELIKFINNRTISNSMGKDIIEDMFYTGKSPKIIIEEKGLVQNNNESEILKIVKEVLKNNTDNIQEYKNGKTKILGFFVGEVMKITKGRANPKVVNDIIFNELNN; encoded by the coding sequence ATGGAATTTGAAATAGTTATAGGTCTTGAAGTACATTGTGAATTACTTACGAAAACTAAAGCGTTTTGTGGATGTAGTACAGAATTTGGAGCAAAGCCTAATACACATGTTTGTCCTATATGTTTAGGATTACCAGGAGCCTTACCTAAACTTAATAAAAAGGTTGTTGAGTTTGGAATAAAAGCAGGGCTTTCCCTAAATTGTTCAATAAACAAATTAAGTAGAATGGATAGAAAAAATTATTTTTATCCTGATTGTCCTAAAAATTATCAGATAACCCAAAGTGAATATCCTTTATGTAAAAGTGGATTTATAGATATAGTTTCACAAAGTGGTCAGAATAAAAAAATAAGAATAGAGAGAATACATATAGAAGAAGATGCAGGAAAACTTATTCATAAATCCAATAATACATTTGTGGATTTTAATAGAGCTGGGGTTCCGTTAATAGAGATAGTGTCTGAACCTGATATGAGAACGCCAAAAGAAGCTGTTGATTATCTTATGAAATTAAGAAGTATACTTAAGGCAATTGGAGTTTCAGATTGTAAAATGGAAGAAGGATCTTTAAGGTGTGATGTAAATATTTCTGTAATGCCAAAGGGTAGTGATAAACTTGGTGTTAAATGTGAAATTAAAAACATGAATTCTTTTAAGGCTTTAGAAAAAGCGTTAAACTATGAAATTCAAAGACAGATAAATTCAATAAAGAATGGTGAAAAAATAAACCAAGAAACTAGAAGATGGGATGATAAAAACAATAAAACTGTAGTTATGAGAAGTAAAGAAAATTCAAAAGACTATAGATATTTTCCAGAGGGGGATCTTGTAAGTATAAATATATCAGATGAATGGATACAAGAGATTAAAAAAACTATTCCAGAGCTTCCACATGAAAAACAAAGAAGATTTATAAAGGAATATAATATTCCAATATATGATGCAGAGATAATAACTTCTAATAATAATCAGGCAGAATTTTTTGAAGAAGCTGCAAATTTAAGTAAAGATCCTAAAGCAGTATCAAATTGGATAATGGGACCTATATTAAAGTTTATAAATAAAAATAATCTAAAATTTGAACAAATAAAATTTACTCCAATGGATTTAGCAGAACTTATTAAATTTATAAATAATAGAACTATATCTAATTCAATGGGAAAAGATATTATTGAAGATATGTTTTATACAGGGAAATCACCTAAAATTATTATTGAAGAAAAAGGATTAGTTCAAAATAATAATGAATCTGAAATATTAAAAATAGTAAAAGAAGTTTTGAAAAATAATACTGACAACATACAAGAGTATAAAAATGGAAAAACTAAAATATTAGGATTTTTTGTAGGTGAAGTCATGAAAATCACTAAAGGAAGAGCAAATCCTAAGGTGGTAAATGATATTATTTTTAATGAATTAAATAATTAA
- the pyrB gene encoding aspartate carbamoyltransferase, protein MLQGKNLIDPMDFSIKELDDIFSLADKILENPKKYSKVCEGKLLATIFYEPSTRTRLSFEAAMLRLGGRVLGFSDANCSSVSKGESLEDTIKIISGYTDVIAIRHPEEGSAQIASVNSYVPVINAGDGGHQHPTQTLTDLFTIKKLKGSFSNHTIGLCGDLKFGRTVHSLVKALSRYENNKFILISPEELKIPDYIKEFLIEEKIQFDEVEKLEDVIEDLDVLYMTRVQKERFKNQEEYIRLKDTYVLDEEKMKMTKNDMIVLHPLPRVNEIDIKVDKDDRACYFKQARLGMFARMALIAKLLGVE, encoded by the coding sequence ATGTTACAAGGAAAAAACTTAATTGATCCAATGGATTTTTCAATAAAGGAATTAGATGATATATTTTCTCTAGCAGATAAAATCTTAGAAAATCCTAAAAAATATTCAAAAGTTTGTGAAGGAAAATTACTTGCTACTATTTTTTATGAACCTAGCACAAGAACAAGATTAAGCTTTGAAGCTGCAATGTTAAGATTAGGAGGAAGAGTGTTAGGCTTTTCAGATGCAAATTGTAGTTCTGTATCTAAAGGAGAAAGTTTAGAGGACACCATAAAAATAATTTCAGGATATACAGATGTTATAGCAATAAGACATCCAGAAGAGGGATCAGCACAAATTGCAAGTGTTAATTCTTATGTACCAGTTATAAATGCAGGGGATGGAGGACATCAACATCCAACTCAAACACTTACAGATTTATTTACAATTAAAAAGTTAAAAGGTAGCTTTTCAAATCATACAATTGGACTATGCGGAGATTTAAAATTCGGTAGGACAGTTCATTCTTTAGTTAAGGCATTATCCAGATATGAAAATAATAAATTTATTTTAATCTCACCAGAAGAATTAAAAATCCCAGATTATATAAAAGAATTTTTAATAGAAGAAAAAATACAATTTGATGAAGTTGAAAAATTGGAAGATGTTATAGAAGATTTAGATGTACTTTATATGACAAGAGTGCAAAAAGAAAGATTTAAAAATCAAGAGGAATATATAAGATTAAAGGATACTTATGTGTTAGATGAAGAAAAAATGAAGATGACAAAGAATGATATGATAGTTCTTCATCCACTTCCTAGAGTAAATGAAATTGATATAAAAGTAGATAAAGATGATAGAGCTTGTTATTTTAAACAAGCTAGATTAGGAATGTTTGCACGAATGGCTTTAATAGCTAAACTTTTGGGGGTGGAATAA
- a CDS encoding XTP/dITP diphosphatase — protein MKKIIVASNNQHKIQEIKEILKEFDLDILSLKEAGINVDIEENGTTFAENAHIKASEIFKLVKGYMVLADDSGLMVDILNGEPGVYSARYSGEHGNDKKNNEKLLSKLNGVKFTERKAKFVCAMELIVDEDTIIDVQGEVEGYILEEERGVSGFGYDPLFYVPQFKKSMAEITPEEKNSISHRGKALKNLKKSIDVL, from the coding sequence ATGAAGAAAATTATTGTAGCAAGTAATAATCAACATAAAATTCAAGAAATAAAGGAAATATTAAAAGAATTTGATTTAGATATATTATCTTTAAAAGAAGCGGGTATTAATGTAGATATAGAGGAAAATGGAACAACTTTTGCGGAAAATGCACATATAAAGGCATCAGAAATTTTTAAATTAGTGAAAGGTTATATGGTACTTGCAGATGATTCAGGTCTTATGGTAGATATATTAAATGGAGAGCCAGGGGTTTATTCTGCAAGATATAGTGGAGAGCATGGAAATGATAAAAAAAATAATGAAAAATTACTTTCTAAGTTAAATGGGGTTAAATTTACAGAAAGAAAAGCCAAGTTTGTTTGTGCAATGGAGTTAATAGTAGATGAAGATACCATAATTGATGTTCAAGGAGAAGTAGAAGGATATATATTAGAAGAAGAAAGAGGAGTAAGTGGATTTGGTTATGATCCTTTATTTTACGTACCTCAATTTAAAAAGAGTATGGCTGAAATAACGCCGGAAGAAAAGAATTCTATAAGTCATAGAGGAAAAGCTTTAAAAAATTTAAAAAAAAGTATTGACGTTTTATAA
- a CDS encoding dicarboxylate/amino acid:cation symporter, with product MKKTKKISLAIKILLALAVGIIFGVIANMFFPKEINDGISKWILSPLGEMFLRSIKMLVVPLVLCSLICGVASIGDVKKLGRVGVKTIIYFLFTTAFAIVLAMLVANFMNPGHGTGINLAVGSSVAKTTKPPFIMDMFVNMIPTNPIESMVKGDMLQIIVFAILFGVCITLIGEKAKPLSNIVSEINEVLLKMINVIMIAAPVGVFALISKVIIFQGVSALIPLLKYLVTVTVALTLQVVIVYAPSLKILGGVNPIKFFKKFWPVMLVAFSTSSSNASIPMSLKTCEEKMGASKGIASFTIPLGSTVNMDGTSIMQGVGTIFIAQLVGVDLTLHQMLMVVLTATLASIGTAGVPGAGVVMLSMVLEQVGLPLEGIALVLSVDRIVDMLRTVVNVTGNAATTIIMCNSEKELNLDVYNDKI from the coding sequence ATGAAAAAAACTAAAAAGATATCTTTGGCTATAAAGATACTTTTAGCTTTAGCGGTGGGAATAATTTTTGGCGTAATTGCAAATATGTTTTTCCCTAAAGAAATTAACGATGGAATAAGTAAATGGATTTTATCTCCTTTAGGAGAAATGTTTTTAAGATCTATAAAAATGTTAGTAGTACCTCTTGTTTTATGTTCATTAATATGTGGAGTAGCTAGCATTGGAGATGTAAAAAAATTAGGAAGAGTAGGAGTTAAGACAATAATATATTTCCTATTCACTACAGCTTTTGCAATAGTGCTTGCTATGTTAGTAGCTAATTTTATGAATCCTGGACATGGTACAGGAATAAACTTAGCGGTTGGAAGTAGTGTAGCTAAGACTACAAAGCCACCGTTCATTATGGACATGTTTGTAAATATGATTCCAACAAATCCTATTGAGTCAATGGTAAAAGGTGATATGTTACAAATAATAGTTTTTGCAATATTATTTGGAGTATGCATAACATTAATAGGTGAAAAGGCTAAACCACTTTCAAACATAGTATCTGAAATAAATGAAGTACTTTTAAAAATGATAAATGTTATTATGATTGCTGCACCAGTAGGAGTATTTGCACTTATATCTAAAGTTATAATCTTTCAAGGAGTGAGTGCATTAATACCACTTTTAAAATATCTTGTTACAGTTACAGTAGCCCTTACATTACAAGTGGTTATAGTATATGCACCGTCATTAAAAATTTTAGGCGGAGTAAACCCTATAAAGTTCTTTAAGAAATTTTGGCCGGTTATGTTAGTTGCATTTAGCACTTCAAGTAGTAATGCATCTATTCCTATGAGCCTTAAAACTTGTGAAGAAAAAATGGGTGCCTCAAAAGGTATTGCAAGTTTTACTATTCCTTTAGGCTCTACTGTTAATATGGATGGTACATCTATAATGCAGGGAGTTGGAACTATTTTTATAGCTCAATTAGTTGGAGTTGATTTGACATTACATCAAATGCTAATGGTAGTATTAACAGCAACGCTTGCATCAATAGGAACAGCAGGAGTTCCAGGTGCTGGGGTAGTAATGTTATCTATGGTACTTGAACAGGTAGGACTTCCATTAGAAGGAATAGCTTTAGTATTAAGTGTAGATAGAATAGTGGACATGCTAAGAACTGTAGTAAATGTTACAGGAAATGCAGCCACAACTATAATAATGTGTAATTCAGAAAAAGAATTAAATTTAGATGTATATAATGATAAAATTTAA
- a CDS encoding xanthine phosphoribosyltransferase, translated as MELLKKRILKDGEVIGEGVLKVDSFLNHQIDVKLLNEIGKEFKDRFKDKEITKILTVEASGIGIACIAAQYFNVPVVFAKKHEGNNMDKETYEAEVFSFTKNKSYKIRVSKKYLNKGDKVLIIDDFLANGNAACGLIDIIRQSEGEVQGVGIVIEKGFQVGRKVIEDKGVKLESLAIVKSMKNGEVVFGK; from the coding sequence ATGGAATTATTAAAAAAAAGAATTTTAAAAGATGGTGAAGTAATAGGAGAAGGAGTATTAAAAGTAGATAGTTTTTTAAATCATCAAATAGATGTTAAACTACTAAATGAAATAGGTAAAGAGTTTAAAGATAGATTTAAGGATAAAGAAATAACAAAAATACTTACTGTAGAAGCATCAGGAATAGGAATAGCATGTATAGCAGCTCAGTATTTTAATGTTCCGGTAGTTTTTGCAAAAAAACATGAAGGAAATAATATGGATAAAGAAACATATGAAGCTGAGGTTTTTTCTTTTACAAAAAATAAATCATATAAGATTAGGGTATCCAAAAAATATTTAAATAAAGGAGATAAAGTACTTATAATAGATGATTTTTTAGCTAATGGAAATGCTGCATGTGGTCTTATAGATATAATAAGACAATCAGAAGGAGAAGTGCAAGGAGTAGGAATTGTAATAGAGAAAGGATTCCAAGTTGGAAGAAAAGTTATAGAAGATAAGGGTGTAAAATTAGAATCATTAGCTATAGTTAAATCTATGAAAAATGGAGAAGTTGTTTTTGGCAAATAA
- the gatA gene encoding Asp-tRNA(Asn)/Glu-tRNA(Gln) amidotransferase subunit GatA: MEIYKKTAHELIDMIRNKEIKAEEVMKSYLDRIDTIDKKIGAYLYISKEESLKQAKKLDDKIKRGQDIKGLCGIPIGVKDNISVKNMQNTCASKILENYISPYDATVISKLKKNQAIIIGKLNMDEFAMGSSNENSAFKVVKNPWDLKRIPGGSSGGSAAAVASCEVPLALGTETGGSVRQPAALCGVVGLKPTYGRVSRYGVTSFASTLDQVGTIGRDVRDCAILTEVISGFDERDSTSLNKNVPNFNESLNKDIRGKKLAIPKEFFQENLEYGVRKSIEEAIKVLKENGAEIIECSLPLIDYSLSAYYIISSAEASSNLARIDGIRYGKRIEKLKNDIDIYIQSRSKGFGKEVKRRIMLGTYVLSKGYYEDYYEKALKVRSLIKDDFKNILKTCDAIITPTSPTTAFKIGEKTNNILSMYSSDIYTVPVNIAGLPAISVPCGFSNNLPVGLQIIGDYFREDMLFNISYSYEQSTNWHKRMPGL; this comes from the coding sequence GTGGAAATATACAAAAAAACTGCTCATGAACTTATAGATATGATAAGAAATAAAGAAATTAAAGCAGAAGAAGTTATGAAAAGTTATTTGGATAGAATAGATACTATAGATAAAAAAATAGGAGCATATTTATATATATCTAAAGAAGAATCATTAAAACAAGCTAAAAAACTTGATGATAAAATTAAAAGGGGACAGGATATTAAAGGTTTATGTGGTATTCCAATAGGAGTAAAAGATAATATAAGTGTTAAAAATATGCAGAATACTTGTGCTTCTAAGATACTTGAAAATTATATATCACCGTACGATGCTACTGTTATATCTAAATTAAAAAAAAATCAGGCAATTATAATAGGAAAATTAAATATGGACGAATTTGCTATGGGATCATCTAATGAAAATAGTGCATTCAAAGTTGTAAAAAATCCTTGGGATTTAAAGAGAATACCAGGGGGATCCTCTGGAGGGTCAGCTGCAGCAGTGGCATCTTGTGAAGTTCCTTTGGCATTAGGAACAGAAACAGGAGGATCTGTAAGACAACCTGCAGCATTATGTGGAGTTGTGGGACTTAAACCTACATATGGAAGAGTATCTAGATATGGAGTTACATCCTTTGCATCAACACTTGATCAAGTAGGTACTATAGGTAGAGATGTTAGGGATTGTGCAATTTTAACTGAGGTTATAAGTGGTTTTGATGAAAGGGATAGCACAAGTTTAAATAAAAATGTACCTAATTTTAATGAGAGTTTAAATAAGGATATAAGAGGAAAAAAACTAGCAATACCTAAAGAATTTTTTCAAGAGAATTTAGAATATGGTGTCAGAAAATCAATTGAAGAAGCAATAAAGGTTTTAAAAGAAAATGGAGCAGAGATAATAGAATGTTCACTTCCATTAATTGATTATTCACTTTCAGCTTATTATATAATATCTAGTGCAGAGGCATCATCAAATCTTGCAAGAATTGATGGTATAAGGTATGGAAAAAGAATAGAAAAATTAAAAAATGATATTGATATATATATACAGTCTAGAAGTAAAGGTTTTGGTAAAGAAGTTAAACGAAGAATTATGCTGGGAACATACGTATTATCAAAAGGGTATTATGAGGATTATTATGAAAAAGCTTTAAAAGTTAGAAGTTTAATAAAAGATGATTTTAAAAATATATTAAAAACATGTGATGCAATAATTACTCCAACATCACCAACAACAGCTTTTAAAATAGGTGAAAAAACTAATAATATTTTATCTATGTATTCTTCTGATATATATACAGTACCTGTAAATATAGCTGGACTACCGGCAATATCTGTTCCGTGTGGATTTAGTAATAATTTACCTGTAGGACTTCAGATTATAGGAGATTATTTTAGAGAAGATATGTTGTTTAATATAAGTTATAGTTATGAACAATCTACAAATTGGCATAAAAGAATGCCTGGATTATAG
- a CDS encoding sigma-54 interaction domain-containing protein, producing the protein MEKCQIDNILGKEENTREVLNTILDISYDGIVVVNKNGFITMLSRAYADFLQVDREDVIGEHVTNVIENTRAHIVVKTGITEFAEIQKIREKYIIVTRIPIIQNGEVQGALEKVLFRDIKDFNLLYNKIGNMKTNIRKYNEEHRKSNSAIYCFDNIIGDSSKLQRAKNLAKKAALTESNVLLIGESGTGKELFAHAIHKESHRKYGNFVKVNCSAIPRELLELELFGHQEGFFTGVKKEYKIGNFQLASGGTIFLDEIGDMPLYMQGKILKVLQEKQVKKIGAIDIRVIATTNKNLSKMVREGKFREELYYRLNVININIPSLRERPKDIVTLTNYLLEKICKKLQKEVQGVSSKAMDRLQSYSWHGNVRQLENVIERAVNMVEYNGKIKIEHLPQEITGKITKFSVEKLEDVMKKTEKETILNALRAFDGNKTQTAKALNISRTTLYEKMTKHGILF; encoded by the coding sequence ATGGAAAAATGTCAAATTGATAATATATTAGGTAAGGAAGAAAATACTCGAGAAGTTTTAAATACTATATTGGATATTAGTTATGATGGAATTGTTGTTGTGAATAAAAACGGTTTCATAACTATGTTAAGTAGAGCGTATGCAGATTTTCTTCAAGTGGACAGAGAAGATGTTATAGGTGAACATGTTACAAATGTAATTGAAAATACAAGAGCTCATATAGTGGTTAAAACAGGTATTACTGAGTTTGCTGAAATTCAAAAGATTAGAGAAAAATATATTATAGTCACAAGAATACCCATAATTCAAAATGGTGAAGTTCAAGGAGCATTAGAGAAGGTTTTATTTAGAGATATAAAGGATTTTAATTTACTTTATAATAAGATTGGTAATATGAAAACAAATATAAGAAAATATAATGAAGAACATAGAAAAAGTAATAGTGCCATATATTGTTTTGATAATATAATTGGAGATAGCAGTAAACTTCAAAGAGCAAAAAATCTAGCAAAAAAAGCAGCGCTTACAGAATCCAATGTGCTTTTAATTGGTGAAAGTGGAACTGGAAAGGAACTTTTTGCTCATGCTATTCATAAAGAGAGTCATAGAAAATATGGAAATTTTGTCAAGGTAAATTGTTCAGCAATACCTAGGGAACTTTTAGAACTAGAACTTTTTGGACACCAAGAGGGTTTTTTTACTGGAGTAAAAAAAGAATATAAGATAGGAAATTTTCAATTGGCAAGTGGAGGAACAATATTTTTAGATGAAATTGGAGACATGCCATTATATATGCAAGGAAAAATTTTAAAGGTTCTGCAAGAAAAACAGGTAAAAAAAATAGGAGCTATAGATATAAGAGTAATAGCTACAACTAATAAGAATTTATCTAAGATGGTTAGGGAAGGAAAGTTTCGAGAAGAATTATATTATAGATTAAATGTAATAAATATAAACATACCTTCCCTTAGAGAAAGACCAAAGGATATAGTTACATTAACTAACTATTTATTAGAAAAAATATGTAAAAAATTACAAAAGGAGGTGCAAGGGGTTAGTAGTAAGGCTATGGATAGACTTCAGTCGTATAGTTGGCATGGGAATGTAAGACAATTAGAAAATGTTATAGAAAGAGCAGTAAATATGGTTGAATATAATGGAAAGATAAAAATTGAACATTTGCCACAAGAGATTACGGGAAAAATAACTAAGTTTTCTGTAGAAAAGTTAGAAGATGTTATGAAGAAAACAGAAAAGGAAACTATATTAAATGCTTTAAGAGCTTTTGATGGAAATAAAACACAAACTGCTAAGGCATTAAATATAAGTAGAACCACTTTATATGAAAAGATGACTAAGCATGGTATATTATTTTAA
- a CDS encoding AIR synthase family protein, which produces MQIGKLEWKDLKNIINNNRGVKREDVRIRSGIGEDCSVINFGEYECVVSTDPITGADKNMGKLAVHINCNDIASCGVEPLGILVTILAPANTKLKEIEDIMNEINDESEKLNIEILGGHTEITDAVNKIIVSCTVMGKTNKGKAVSTSGAKIGDDIIVTKYLCLEGSSIIVNDYYERARQILKEDEIKEAKNYVKYISVIKEGKIAGDFGVNSMHDITEGGLLGALWEVAEGSNVGFKIYRKHLPITKVTKKLCNFFKIDPLKFISSGSMIITCKNGEKLVQKLQENNIPAAIVGKITKDEKKLVEINNDNIDVLPVERDELFKII; this is translated from the coding sequence ATGCAAATAGGTAAATTAGAGTGGAAAGATTTAAAAAATATTATTAATAATAATAGGGGAGTGAAAAGAGAAGATGTTAGGATTAGAAGTGGAATTGGAGAAGATTGTAGTGTCATAAATTTTGGAGAATATGAATGTGTTGTATCTACAGATCCTATAACTGGTGCCGATAAAAATATGGGAAAGTTAGCTGTTCATATTAATTGTAATGATATAGCATCATGTGGAGTAGAACCTTTAGGGATTTTAGTAACTATTTTAGCACCAGCAAATACAAAATTAAAAGAAATTGAAGATATAATGAATGAAATAAATGATGAAAGTGAAAAGTTAAATATAGAAATATTAGGTGGTCATACCGAAATTACTGATGCAGTTAATAAGATAATAGTTTCTTGTACTGTTATGGGAAAGACTAATAAAGGTAAGGCAGTATCAACTTCTGGAGCAAAAATAGGAGATGATATTATAGTAACAAAATACCTTTGCTTAGAAGGAAGTTCAATTATAGTTAATGATTATTATGAAAGAGCTAGACAAATTTTAAAGGAAGATGAAATCAAAGAAGCAAAAAACTATGTTAAGTATATAAGTGTTATAAAGGAAGGAAAAATAGCAGGAGATTTTGGAGTGAATTCTATGCATGATATAACAGAAGGAGGATTATTAGGTGCCTTGTGGGAAGTAGCTGAAGGAAGTAATGTTGGATTTAAAATATATAGAAAACATTTACCCATAACTAAGGTTACTAAAAAGTTATGTAACTTTTTTAAAATAGATCCTTTAAAGTTTATATCATCAGGGAGTATGATTATAACATGTAAAAATGGAGAAAAGCTTGTGCAAAAATTACAAGAAAATAATATACCAGCTGCAATAGTAGGTAAGATTACAAAAGATGAGAAAAAGCTTGTGGAAATTAATAATGATAATATAGATGTACTTCCTGTAGAAAGAGATGAACTTTTTAAAATTATATAA